In Nocardia sp. NBC_00403, one DNA window encodes the following:
- a CDS encoding Bax inhibitor-1/YccA family protein: protein MRTTSNPVFRNLPRQEGGGYANFGSGMTGAGQLGQQFGNQYGQPYQQPYQQAPATRAMTIDDVVTKTAVTLGVLALSAIISYGLTNANNSLAPLFVIGGGLVGLVLVLVATFARKMDNPVIVLSYAVFEGLFVGALSFMFTNIEFGGVGGSAMIAQAVLGTFGVFAGMLVVYKTGAIRVTPRFTRMVIGAMIGVLVLALGNAVASYFVDGGLGLRDGGPLAIVFSLVVIAIAAFSFLLDFDAADQLIRAQAPEKAAWGVALGLTVTLVWLYVEILRLLSYFNND, encoded by the coding sequence GTGCGCACGACAAGCAATCCGGTTTTCAGAAATCTCCCTCGGCAAGAGGGCGGTGGCTATGCCAACTTCGGGTCAGGGATGACTGGCGCGGGCCAGCTGGGTCAGCAGTTCGGTAACCAGTACGGCCAGCCGTATCAGCAGCCGTATCAGCAGGCCCCCGCCACGCGCGCGATGACCATCGACGATGTGGTGACCAAGACCGCGGTCACGCTCGGCGTGCTCGCACTTTCGGCGATCATCTCCTACGGCCTGACCAACGCGAACAACTCGCTCGCGCCGCTGTTCGTCATCGGCGGTGGCCTCGTCGGCCTGGTGCTGGTGCTGGTCGCTACCTTCGCGCGCAAGATGGACAACCCGGTCATCGTGTTGTCCTACGCGGTGTTCGAGGGTCTGTTCGTCGGCGCGCTGTCGTTCATGTTCACGAATATCGAGTTCGGTGGGGTCGGCGGCAGTGCCATGATCGCGCAGGCCGTGCTCGGCACCTTCGGTGTGTTCGCGGGCATGCTCGTGGTCTACAAGACCGGCGCGATCAGAGTCACCCCGCGCTTCACCAGGATGGTCATCGGCGCCATGATCGGCGTGCTCGTCTTGGCGCTCGGCAACGCGGTCGCCAGCTACTTCGTCGACGGCGGCCTGGGCCTGCGTGACGGCGGCCCGCTGGCCATCGTGTTCAGCCTCGTCGTCATCGCGATCGCGGCATTCAGCTTCCTGCTCGACTTCGACGCCGCCGATCAGCTGATCCGCGCACAGGCGCCGGAGAAGGCGGCCTGGGGCGTCGCGCTCGGCCTGACCGTCACCCTGGTCTGGCTCTACGTCGAGATCCTGCGCCTGCTGAGTTACTTCAACAACGACTGA
- a CDS encoding class I SAM-dependent methyltransferase: MGTVEEVLGRLRRYPDVEAQNLYAVDAADRLILDVADDAIAAAGSGRIAVIGDNYGALTLGAIAGHDLRDVRVHQDLLTGELALANNARALGLADRYSAQPLTDSLLANVQVVLLRLPRVLAGLAEVADAIARYADPKVQVFAGGRDKYLTTSMNDLLAESFSDVRASRGRQKSRTLLVAGPKPVGELPFPVRERIDDLDIDVVAHGAAFSGARLDIGTRFLLQHLKWMKPDARDAIDLGCGTGILAVTLAKARPGITVLGTDQSAAAVASARATAEANGVADRVTVVRDDAMSSAADNSADLVLCNPPFHVGAAVHTGSAIKMFTETGRVLRPGGELWTVFNSHLNYRGVIERMVGQTEVIGRNRKFTVTRSVRGLHDAHR, encoded by the coding sequence GTGGGAACTGTCGAGGAAGTACTTGGCCGACTGCGGCGGTATCCGGATGTGGAGGCTCAGAACCTCTACGCCGTGGATGCCGCCGATCGGCTGATCCTCGATGTCGCCGACGACGCGATCGCCGCGGCTGGTAGCGGGAGAATAGCCGTTATCGGCGACAATTACGGTGCGCTCACCCTCGGTGCGATCGCCGGGCACGACCTGCGCGATGTCCGGGTGCATCAGGACCTGCTCACCGGCGAGCTGGCGCTGGCCAACAACGCCCGCGCGCTCGGACTCGCGGATCGCTACAGCGCGCAGCCACTCACCGACAGCCTGCTCGCGAACGTGCAGGTGGTGTTGCTGCGGCTGCCGCGGGTCCTCGCCGGGCTCGCCGAGGTCGCTGACGCCATCGCGCGCTACGCCGACCCGAAGGTCCAGGTGTTCGCGGGTGGTCGCGACAAATACCTCACCACATCGATGAACGACCTACTCGCCGAGTCCTTTTCGGACGTGCGCGCCAGTCGCGGCAGGCAGAAGTCGCGCACCCTGCTAGTCGCGGGGCCGAAACCGGTTGGTGAGCTGCCGTTCCCGGTGCGAGAGCGGATCGACGATCTCGACATCGATGTCGTCGCACACGGCGCTGCCTTCTCCGGGGCCCGCCTCGACATCGGAACCAGGTTCCTGCTGCAGCACCTGAAGTGGATGAAGCCCGACGCCCGCGACGCCATCGACCTCGGCTGCGGCACCGGAATCCTCGCGGTCACACTGGCGAAGGCGCGACCGGGCATCACCGTCCTCGGCACCGATCAGTCGGCCGCGGCGGTGGCCTCGGCGCGGGCGACTGCCGAAGCCAACGGCGTCGCCGACCGAGTGACGGTGGTGCGCGATGACGCGATGTCCTCGGCCGCCGACAACAGCGCCGATCTGGTGCTGTGCAATCCGCCGTTCCATGTCGGCGCGGCCGTGCACACCGGCTCGGCGATCAAGATGTTCACCGAGACCGGCCGAGTGCTGCGTCCCGGCGGTGAGCTCTGGACCGTCTTCAACTCGCACCTGAATTATCGAGGGGTGATCGAGCGGATGGTCGGGCAGACCGAAGTGATCGGTCGCAATCGAAAGTTCACGGTGACGCGGTCGGTGCGTGGGCTGCACGACGCGCATCGATAG
- a CDS encoding AMIN-like domain-containing (lipo)protein, translated as MRTRMALAAAAAAALLAGCDDDGTATSGSPTTSAASTLADATPRSTPEDAQPKRGKPSGDAGLTVTDIRIGHQPGFDRVVYNLGGVGDPGWIVQYADRAVQDGSGTIIDVAGRSILEVQITGSAYPFDSGATPYAGPDPATDPSAPAVAGVYRSGVFEGTTQSFIGVHADRPPFSVTTLTNPTRLVIDIATP; from the coding sequence ATGCGCACAAGGATGGCGTTGGCAGCCGCTGCCGCAGCGGCACTGCTCGCCGGCTGTGATGACGACGGGACTGCCACCTCGGGCTCCCCGACCACATCGGCTGCGAGCACGCTCGCCGACGCGACACCACGGTCCACACCAGAGGACGCGCAACCGAAGCGGGGCAAACCCTCCGGCGACGCAGGCCTCACGGTGACCGATATTCGGATCGGCCACCAACCCGGATTCGACCGCGTGGTCTACAACCTCGGCGGTGTCGGCGACCCGGGCTGGATCGTGCAATATGCCGACCGAGCCGTCCAGGACGGCAGCGGCACGATCATCGACGTAGCGGGCCGCTCGATCCTCGAGGTCCAGATCACCGGCTCCGCGTATCCCTTCGACAGCGGCGCAACCCCCTACGCGGGTCCCGACCCCGCCACCGACCCCAGCGCCCCCGCGGTCGCCGGCGTCTACCGGTCCGGCGTCTTCGAAGGCACCACCCAGTCCTTTATCGGCGTGCACGCCGACCGCCCACCATTCTCCGTGACCACCCTCACCAACCCCACCCGCCTGGTCATCGACATAGCCACACCATGA
- a CDS encoding DUF6153 family protein — protein MTAQHAPLRASGLPRLLGVLALLAGIIAMHAGVFAVPGEHHMAAAVTTAMPADDHGTAATGTDCGSDGCGDSHGGMHACVFILTAVGLILILVLLYRVTVDRPHLDAAALRNGRSRRERAPPWTVPSLAELSILRI, from the coding sequence GTGACGGCACAGCACGCTCCACTGCGCGCATCCGGGCTCCCCCGGCTGCTCGGCGTGCTCGCGCTGCTCGCGGGCATCATCGCGATGCATGCGGGCGTGTTCGCGGTCCCCGGCGAACACCATATGGCCGCAGCGGTTACAACGGCCATGCCTGCCGACGACCACGGCACCGCCGCGACCGGAACGGACTGCGGCAGCGATGGCTGCGGCGACTCCCACGGCGGCATGCACGCGTGCGTGTTCATCCTGACCGCGGTCGGTCTCATCTTGATACTCGTGTTGCTCTACCGGGTCACCGTCGATCGACCGCACCTCGACGCGGCAGCACTGCGCAACGGCAGGTCCCGGCGCGAACGCGCACCGCCGTGGACAGTTCCGTCACTGGCCGAATTGTCGATTCTGCGGATCTGA
- a CDS encoding DUF305 domain-containing protein codes for MFITRTRITVTIAATAAALFVAGCGNNDSGSMPGMEHGSSAGAAARSGLPAARTDFNAADVTFLQMMYPHHAQAVEMAKLVPGRSENQQLLALATDVEKAQAPEMQQISTLLQSFGQQAPTAAGGHTGHDMAGMMTPEQMSALHAASGVEFDRQWMTMMIDHHAGAIAMANTELATGTNPDAKALAGAIVTAQQAEIGTMRAMLGQG; via the coding sequence ATGTTCATCACCCGTACCCGGATCACCGTCACCATCGCCGCAACCGCGGCAGCACTTTTCGTTGCCGGCTGCGGCAACAACGACTCCGGCTCCATGCCCGGCATGGAGCACGGCTCGTCAGCCGGCGCGGCGGCCCGCTCCGGCTTGCCTGCCGCCCGAACCGACTTCAACGCCGCCGATGTGACCTTCCTGCAAATGATGTATCCCCATCACGCGCAGGCCGTCGAGATGGCGAAGCTGGTCCCTGGCCGGAGCGAAAATCAGCAGTTGCTCGCGCTCGCCACAGACGTCGAAAAGGCACAGGCTCCGGAGATGCAGCAGATCAGTACCCTGCTGCAGAGCTTCGGCCAGCAGGCGCCGACCGCGGCAGGCGGACACACCGGCCACGACATGGCGGGCATGATGACGCCTGAGCAGATGAGCGCCCTGCACGCCGCGTCGGGCGTCGAGTTCGATCGCCAGTGGATGACCATGATGATCGATCACCACGCCGGCGCGATCGCGATGGCGAACACCGAGCTCGCCACGGGCACCAACCCGGACGCGAAGGCATTGGCCGGTGCCATCGTCACCGCGCAGCAGGCCGAAATCGGCACCATGCGCGCCATGCTCGGCCAGGGCTGA
- a CDS encoding FAD-dependent monooxygenase — translation MTQTRVPVLIAGGGSVGLFAALLLAHHGVEAMVVECQSGPSIHPRATGLGPRTLEFLREVGLADAVDAVAVDMTAGNLGKISAVTLASIDPSALPDVAPARAGRVADRFSPATIRGTCPQHRLDSVVLPAATTRGATIRHSTRLLSFEQDADGVTAHLDDGATIRADYLIGADGVHSGVRGALGIGTTGPGALGNPKANILFRADLRPYTRGRFFAACDITTPDAPGMFMTVDGATEWIFHTEYRPEDGQSADDFTPERCRALIRAAVGDHGLDVEVHSRLPWRACGLVADSFQQGRVFLIGDAAHAVPPLGAFGLNTGVADAHNLAWKLAAVCAGQAGPALLDSYHAERRPVALTTLEQALLRLKAPRLHWDSSAAAASERTAMGMINAPIVQLGYRYDSAAVVDPQPHLPSTEDIELVLDGAPGSRLPHAWIDLDGSRVSTLDLVQSRLTLLIDAGGGEWARAAKMAADRLGVPLAVVATDSANSWARQVGIDAGGAVLVRPDQFIAWRSPTSVEDPTGELVAVLDRVLAGGGDGRC, via the coding sequence ATGACACAGACTCGGGTTCCCGTGCTGATCGCGGGCGGTGGCTCGGTCGGCCTGTTCGCAGCGCTGTTGCTTGCACACCATGGGGTCGAGGCGATGGTCGTCGAGTGTCAATCGGGACCTTCGATCCATCCGCGCGCGACCGGCCTCGGACCGCGAACCCTCGAATTCCTGCGTGAGGTCGGGCTCGCCGACGCGGTCGACGCGGTGGCGGTGGACATGACGGCGGGCAACCTCGGCAAGATCTCCGCGGTCACGCTGGCCTCGATCGATCCGAGCGCCCTGCCGGATGTGGCACCCGCACGTGCGGGCCGGGTCGCCGACCGATTCAGCCCCGCCACGATTCGCGGCACCTGCCCACAGCACCGGCTCGATTCGGTAGTGCTGCCTGCGGCGACGACGCGGGGCGCCACGATTCGGCACTCGACTCGGCTGCTGTCCTTCGAACAGGACGCGGACGGCGTCACCGCGCACCTGGACGACGGTGCGACGATCCGGGCGGACTATCTGATCGGGGCCGACGGCGTGCACAGCGGTGTCCGCGGCGCGCTCGGGATCGGCACGACCGGCCCTGGCGCACTGGGTAATCCGAAAGCGAACATCCTCTTCCGCGCGGATCTGCGGCCCTACACCCGTGGGCGGTTCTTCGCCGCCTGCGACATCACCACCCCGGATGCACCGGGCATGTTCATGACCGTGGACGGCGCAACCGAGTGGATCTTTCACACCGAATACCGCCCGGAGGATGGACAGTCGGCCGACGACTTCACGCCCGAACGCTGTCGTGCCCTGATCCGCGCTGCCGTCGGCGACCATGGGCTCGACGTCGAGGTGCACAGTCGATTGCCATGGCGGGCATGTGGATTGGTTGCCGACAGTTTCCAACAAGGGCGGGTATTCCTGATCGGTGACGCGGCGCACGCCGTCCCGCCGCTCGGCGCGTTCGGCCTCAACACCGGCGTTGCGGATGCGCACAACCTGGCCTGGAAATTGGCGGCGGTGTGCGCCGGGCAGGCCGGTCCCGCGCTGCTCGACAGCTATCACGCCGAGCGTCGACCGGTGGCGCTGACCACCTTGGAGCAAGCGTTGCTACGGCTGAAAGCACCACGGCTGCACTGGGATTCCAGTGCGGCGGCAGCCTCGGAGCGGACGGCGATGGGCATGATCAACGCCCCGATCGTGCAGCTGGGCTACCGCTACGACTCGGCGGCGGTGGTCGATCCGCAACCGCACTTGCCCTCCACCGAGGACATCGAGCTGGTGCTGGACGGCGCACCCGGCTCCCGGCTGCCGCATGCCTGGATCGACCTGGACGGTAGTCGAGTGTCCACGCTCGACCTCGTGCAATCCCGCCTCACGCTGCTCATCGATGCGGGCGGTGGGGAGTGGGCACGAGCCGCGAAAATGGCAGCGGACCGTCTCGGTGTCCCGCTTGCAGTCGTCGCGACCGACTCGGCGAACAGTTGGGCGCGACAGGTCGGGATCGACGCGGGTGGCGCGGTTCTGGTGCGACCCGATCAGTTCATCGCCTGGCGATCGCCGACATCGGTCGAAGATCCGACCGGCGAGCTCGTCGCTGTGCTGGATCGCGTGCTCGCCGGCGGCGGGGATGGCCGCTGCTGA
- a CDS encoding TetR/AcrR family transcriptional regulator encodes MAKSAETPAVVWTKQRRTPRRSAPGVEQIVRTAVDLADSAGLEAVSMRRIATELGSGTASLYRYVEGRDDLLDLMIDAVNGEVEPPELAGDWRTDLTAVARHLRATMIRHPWLAAELTGRPTLGANSLRLQDIALAAASALTADITVAAAVVDTVDAYVFGAVARHLAEEQAQRRTGHTEDEWRVAVAPYIREVIASNAYPHFARRVADAEDAGPEQRFDFGLNCMLDGIAARIRG; translated from the coding sequence GTGGCGAAGTCGGCGGAGACCCCCGCTGTGGTGTGGACCAAGCAGCGGCGCACCCCACGCCGCAGCGCGCCCGGCGTCGAGCAGATCGTCCGTACCGCCGTCGACCTCGCCGACAGCGCAGGACTCGAGGCCGTCTCGATGCGCCGTATCGCCACCGAACTCGGGTCCGGCACCGCATCGCTCTACCGCTACGTCGAAGGACGCGACGACCTGCTCGACCTGATGATCGATGCGGTCAACGGCGAAGTGGAACCCCCGGAGCTGGCAGGCGATTGGCGCACCGACCTCACCGCGGTGGCCCGCCATCTGCGCGCCACCATGATCCGCCACCCGTGGCTCGCCGCCGAGCTCACCGGACGCCCCACCCTCGGCGCGAATTCCCTACGCCTGCAAGACATTGCACTAGCGGCCGCCTCCGCCCTCACCGCCGACATCACTGTCGCGGCCGCTGTCGTCGACACCGTCGACGCCTACGTCTTCGGGGCCGTCGCTCGACACCTCGCCGAGGAGCAGGCGCAACGCCGCACCGGCCACACCGAAGACGAATGGCGCGTCGCCGTCGCGCCCTACATCCGCGAAGTCATCGCGAGCAACGCCTACCCCCACTTCGCCCGCCGCGTCGCCGACGCCGAGGACGCCGGCCCCGAGCAGCGCTTCGACTTCGGTCTCAACTGCATGCTGGACGGCATCGCCGCCCGCATCCGCGGCTGA
- a CDS encoding TetR/AcrR family transcriptional regulator, with product MATPRTQQHGQAKRADARRNIAAILDAAQEALIADPEANIGEIAKRAGVGRVTLYGHFASRAELIDAVFTRAVAESDYTLDSVDLDGDPRAAIGRLVAASWKLIDQFRSLLVAAHNHIPAERIRAAHDLPMRRVSRLIERGRTEGAFRADLPTSWMVAVYHSVIHGAATEVAAGRLTDDDAAHVITTTLLAAYTPSSEVSDFCLAESAP from the coding sequence GTGGCAACACCACGGACGCAACAGCATGGCCAGGCCAAACGCGCCGACGCCAGGCGCAATATCGCCGCGATTCTCGATGCCGCCCAGGAGGCGCTGATCGCCGACCCAGAGGCGAATATCGGCGAGATCGCCAAGCGAGCCGGCGTCGGAAGGGTCACCCTCTACGGGCATTTCGCATCCCGTGCGGAACTGATCGATGCGGTGTTCACCCGCGCCGTCGCCGAGAGCGACTACACCCTCGACAGCGTCGATCTCGATGGCGACCCGCGCGCGGCCATCGGCCGACTCGTCGCCGCATCCTGGAAGCTCATCGACCAGTTCCGCTCACTGCTGGTGGCCGCACACAATCACATTCCTGCGGAACGTATCCGCGCAGCCCACGACCTCCCGATGCGCCGAGTGAGCCGCCTCATCGAGCGTGGCCGAACCGAAGGCGCGTTCCGCGCAGACCTGCCCACCTCCTGGATGGTTGCGGTCTATCACAGCGTGATCCACGGCGCCGCAACGGAAGTCGCCGCAGGCCGCCTAACCGACGACGACGCCGCCCACGTCATCACCACCACCCTGCTGGCCGCATACACGCCATCATCGGAGGTTTCCGACTTCTGCCTTGCCGAGTCGGCCCCCTGA
- a CDS encoding MFS transporter yields MHPQTPTHHHHDTAEPQDPRRWRALTVLATAQFMLILDITVVTVALPDIGRDLELGRAATTWVITAYTLLFGGLMVFGGRSADLFGARRVAMTGLVAFTGSSLLAGLAVNAPMLLSGRVGQGVGAALLSPAAMAIVTITFHGAERNKALGVWGALGGTGAAVGVLVGGLLTAGPGWSWIFFVNVPVGLVLLAAMTRVVPDRPGQRGRSIDVLGAVLVTAAVGAAIYGLINAGDDGWADSLTVVPLLAAVVLGATFVIYERNAVAPLLDPRLLVRRPIAAGAVLMLVATGLLITGFFLGSFYLQQAQGNSALVTGLLFVPIALGTIIGAHNAGSLIGKYGYRPVGVVALTITAAGAAVPALWDGTAAVIIGLTVAAAGQGATFVTATTTALANVAHDQAGVTSGLVNTFHEVGAALGVAVLSTVAAVSLRTSGADLSGFTNAFTLSAIIAAVVAAAALAFIPAGKPPVGIRVGAH; encoded by the coding sequence ATGCATCCGCAGACGCCAACTCACCACCACCACGACACCGCCGAGCCCCAGGATCCGCGCCGATGGCGGGCCCTGACGGTGCTCGCGACCGCGCAATTCATGCTCATCCTCGACATCACCGTGGTGACCGTCGCGCTGCCGGATATCGGACGCGATCTCGAACTCGGTCGGGCCGCGACGACTTGGGTGATCACCGCGTACACACTGCTGTTCGGCGGACTGATGGTCTTCGGCGGCCGATCGGCCGACTTGTTCGGCGCGCGCCGCGTGGCGATGACCGGCCTCGTCGCGTTCACCGGTTCGTCGCTGCTGGCCGGGCTCGCGGTGAACGCGCCGATGCTGTTGAGCGGCCGGGTCGGACAGGGTGTCGGGGCCGCGCTGCTGTCGCCGGCGGCCATGGCGATCGTGACCATCACTTTCCACGGCGCGGAGCGCAACAAGGCCCTCGGCGTGTGGGGTGCCCTCGGCGGCACCGGCGCGGCGGTTGGCGTTCTGGTCGGCGGCCTGTTGACGGCAGGACCCGGCTGGTCGTGGATCTTCTTCGTCAATGTGCCGGTCGGGCTGGTGCTGCTAGCGGCAATGACCAGGGTCGTGCCGGATCGACCGGGGCAGCGTGGACGCAGTATCGATGTGCTCGGCGCGGTGCTGGTCACCGCCGCGGTGGGCGCTGCGATATACGGGCTGATCAATGCCGGTGATGATGGTTGGGCCGACTCGCTCACCGTCGTTCCGCTCCTTGCGGCCGTCGTGCTCGGCGCGACTTTCGTCATCTATGAGCGCAATGCCGTAGCGCCGCTGCTGGATCCGCGCCTCCTCGTACGCAGGCCGATTGCGGCAGGGGCGGTGCTGATGCTGGTCGCGACCGGTCTGCTGATCACCGGCTTCTTCCTCGGTTCGTTCTATCTTCAGCAGGCGCAGGGGAATTCGGCCCTGGTCACCGGGCTGCTGTTCGTACCCATCGCGCTGGGCACCATCATCGGAGCCCACAATGCCGGGAGTCTCATCGGCAAATACGGCTATCGACCAGTCGGCGTTGTCGCGCTGACGATCACGGCCGCAGGCGCCGCCGTACCCGCATTGTGGGATGGCACCGCCGCCGTGATCATCGGCCTTACCGTAGCGGCGGCCGGCCAGGGCGCTACCTTCGTCACCGCGACAACCACCGCGCTGGCCAACGTCGCCCACGACCAAGCCGGAGTGACCTCCGGCCTGGTCAACACCTTCCACGAAGTGGGTGCGGCGCTCGGCGTTGCGGTCCTGTCTACTGTTGCCGCGGTCAGCCTCCGCACATCCGGCGCGGACCTGAGCGGTTTCACCAATGCCTTCACCCTGAGCGCCATCATCGCGGCGGTCGTCGCGGCGGCCGCGCTGGCGTTCATCCCGGCAGGCAAGCCGCCGGTCGGCATACGGGTCGGCGCGCACTGA
- a CDS encoding TetR/AcrR family transcriptional regulator, translating into MPRLVDHEVRRRQITSAVRRVIVGGGLEAVTFQTVATEAGMSIRLVQYYFGTKREFLLATHRSVMEDAGARFTRRWTALGQDATPRAVIRAVLTELLPLDEQRREETIVLGSFGWAAVTGQSITAEETFAAPRTLATIIADQIERAQRVDASPDRDAALITATIGGLAQGLLQGYSTPHAALDLIDHLLDRVLGTTAENATDQHDLE; encoded by the coding sequence GTGCCACGATTGGTCGACCATGAAGTGCGGCGGCGGCAGATCACCAGCGCCGTGCGCCGAGTCATCGTCGGCGGCGGCCTGGAAGCGGTCACCTTTCAAACGGTCGCCACCGAGGCCGGAATGTCGATACGGCTGGTGCAGTACTACTTCGGAACCAAGAGGGAATTCCTGCTGGCGACCCACCGGTCGGTGATGGAGGATGCCGGCGCCCGATTCACGCGCCGGTGGACCGCGCTGGGCCAGGACGCTACACCTCGCGCGGTGATCCGCGCGGTCCTCACCGAATTGCTCCCTCTCGACGAGCAACGCCGGGAGGAAACGATCGTCCTCGGCAGCTTCGGATGGGCAGCTGTCACCGGCCAGAGCATCACCGCGGAAGAAACCTTCGCAGCACCACGCACCCTGGCCACGATCATCGCCGACCAAATCGAACGAGCCCAACGCGTGGACGCATCACCAGACCGCGACGCCGCACTCATCACCGCGACAATCGGCGGACTAGCCCAAGGCCTGCTCCAGGGATACAGCACCCCACACGCCGCACTCGATCTCATCGACCATCTACTGGACCGCGTGCTGGGAACGACAGCCGAAAACGCCACCGACCAGCACGATCTCGAGTGA
- a CDS encoding alpha/beta fold hydrolase, protein MPKIGRFTSSEAKAAYLRAYEALAVDWPVPSTDIEVETTFGTTRVRKSGTGAGLPLVLLPGMPGNSLFWTPFIEELTRERVVYTPDVIGWPGRCEQSTPVRDHAEIMKWLVEVIDGLGEARIHVAGYSDGAWIAGLLGVHHSERLASLSMLEPGGATFAKPRWGLLLKMVSAGMRPTRERMQKLTQWLTPGVVLSDKEWAMAVAGFKFRLALPWPKPFTDEQLAAITAPLLVLFGGATVVNDPDIGVRRLRQHAPAADVEVYPGVGHELLWVLPQKVIPRLLEFVAENDAVRT, encoded by the coding sequence ATGCCGAAGATCGGGCGGTTCACCAGCAGCGAGGCCAAAGCGGCCTACCTGCGGGCCTACGAAGCACTGGCGGTCGACTGGCCGGTGCCGTCGACGGACATCGAGGTCGAAACAACATTCGGGACAACGCGAGTGCGTAAGTCGGGAACGGGGGCAGGCCTGCCGCTGGTGCTGTTGCCAGGCATGCCCGGCAACAGTTTGTTCTGGACCCCATTCATCGAGGAGCTGACGCGTGAGCGTGTCGTCTACACACCGGATGTCATCGGCTGGCCAGGCCGCTGCGAGCAGAGCACACCGGTGCGTGACCATGCCGAGATCATGAAGTGGCTGGTCGAGGTCATCGATGGGCTCGGCGAGGCTCGCATCCACGTGGCCGGGTACTCCGACGGCGCATGGATCGCCGGACTGCTCGGAGTCCATCACTCCGAGCGCCTGGCGAGTCTGTCCATGCTGGAACCGGGCGGAGCCACCTTCGCCAAGCCTCGGTGGGGCCTACTTCTGAAAATGGTCTCCGCAGGTATGCGGCCCACCCGTGAACGCATGCAGAAACTCACCCAGTGGTTGACTCCTGGTGTCGTGCTGAGCGACAAGGAATGGGCAATGGCTGTGGCGGGGTTCAAGTTCCGGCTGGCGTTGCCGTGGCCGAAGCCGTTCACCGATGAACAACTGGCTGCCATCACCGCGCCGCTGCTGGTGTTGTTCGGCGGGGCTACGGTCGTCAACGACCCCGATATCGGAGTGCGGCGCCTTCGCCAGCATGCGCCCGCCGCCGACGTCGAGGTCTACCCCGGTGTCGGACACGAACTGCTGTGGGTACTCCCGCAGAAGGTGATACCCCGGCTCCTCGAGTTCGTCGCCGAAAACGATGCAGTCCGGACATGA
- a CDS encoding metallophosphoesterase family protein, which yields MTGDIHGNTDHAVRLVRVAGRQKCERMFVLGDFGAWEHTPEGRHYFDVVNRVARKQRVQVYFLDGNHDKSSLVHELYDDKADDDGFLVCRSNIRYAPRGHRWVWEGTRFAAFGGAYSVDKSWRLAKEAQSERNAERRRRFRSSRRPATAGKLWFPEEQMTDEEFDAVLAANRTPVDVLLAHDKPRDSAPNWNRKNLPECLPNQDRIQRAVNTLRPGLMLHGHLHYRYTDMIRCGADQWTQVDGLGADPEASHRHDYDRDKSWLVLQLPYLRASADREHPELAS from the coding sequence ATGACCGGTGATATACACGGCAATACCGATCATGCGGTGCGGTTGGTGCGTGTTGCGGGGCGGCAGAAGTGCGAGCGGATGTTCGTGCTCGGGGACTTCGGCGCCTGGGAACACACGCCGGAGGGCAGGCACTACTTCGATGTGGTGAATCGGGTGGCGCGCAAGCAGCGGGTTCAGGTGTACTTCCTCGACGGCAATCACGATAAGTCGTCGCTGGTCCATGAGCTATATGACGACAAAGCCGATGATGACGGCTTCCTGGTGTGCCGCAGCAATATTCGGTATGCCCCGCGCGGGCATCGATGGGTGTGGGAGGGGACGCGGTTCGCGGCGTTCGGTGGGGCGTATTCGGTCGACAAGTCGTGGCGATTGGCGAAGGAGGCGCAGAGCGAACGGAATGCGGAGCGGCGCAGGCGCTTCAGGTCGTCGCGGCGTCCGGCCACGGCGGGGAAGCTGTGGTTTCCGGAAGAGCAGATGACCGACGAGGAGTTCGATGCGGTGCTCGCCGCCAACCGCACGCCGGTCGATGTGCTACTCGCGCACGACAAACCGCGTGACTCGGCCCCGAACTGGAATCGCAAGAATCTGCCCGAGTGCCTGCCTAATCAGGACCGTATCCAGCGCGCGGTCAACACGCTGCGGCCCGGCCTGATGCTGCACGGACATCTGCACTACCGCTACACCGACATGATTCGGTGCGGTGCCGATCAATGGACGCAGGTCGACGGCCTCGGCGCGGACCCAGAAGCCTCCCATCGGCACGACTACGACCGCGACAAGTCTTGGCTGGTACTGCAATTGCCATATCTCCGCGCGTCGGCGGACCGCGAGCATCCGGAGTTGGCGAGCTGA